GCCCAGCGCGACACCCGCGTCGTGCTGCACGACCCCGGCACGCCCTGCGTCGCCGAGGCCGACGTACGCCGCGTGGAGCGGGTCGTGCGCAACCTGGTCACCAACGCCATCGACCACGCCGAGAGCCGCGACGTGGAGATCTTCGTCGGCTCCGACCGCCGCTCGGCCGCGATCGCGGTCCGCGACCACGGCGTCGGGCTGGGGCCCGGCGAGTCCGCCATGGTCTTCAACCGGTTCTGGCGCGCCGACCCCGCCCGGGCCCGCACCAGCGGCGGCACCGGTCTCGGCCTGTCCATCTCGCTGGAGGACACCCACCTGCACGGCGGCTGGCTCCAGGCGTGGGGACGCCCGGGCGAGGGTGCGCAGTTCCGGCTGACCCTGCCCCGCACCCTCGGCACCCAGCTGCGCCACTCTCCGCTCCCGCTGGTCCCCGACGACGCCCGGGAGACCGCATGACGACGCGCCCCACGACCCGCTCGCGGTCCGTCGTGAACGCCCTGGTGGCGGTGGTGACGTGCGCCCTGCTGGCGGCGTGCGTCCAGATGCCCACGTCGGGCCCGGTCGTGGAGCCGCCGGTCACCACCGGCGCCGACGACGTGCCCGGCATCTCCTTCGACCCGCGCCCCCCGCAGGCCGGCGACTCGCCGGTCGACATCGTGTCCGGGTTCCTCGAGGCGATGAAGGCGACGCCGATCAGCCAGACGGTCGCCCTCCAGTTCCTCTCCCGCGAGGCGGCCGAGACCTGGGCGCCGGAGCAGCAGGTCATGACGTACTCCGACCTCGGCACCGTCGTGGGCGACATGACGGTCCAGGTGCCGCTGGCCGACGTGAGCCTCTACGACGCCCGCGGTGCCTGGCAGCGCATCCAGCCCGCCGGCCAGCTGGTCCTCGGGATGGTGCAGGAGGACGGTGAGTGGCGCATCAGCGAGGTGCCCAACGCGCTGATCGTGCCGGACTCGTGGTTCGACGACTGGTACCAGCGCGTCTCCCTCTACTACTTCGACCCCTCGGCGCAGGTGCTGGTGCCGGAGCCGGTCCACGTGCCGCGCGGCGAGCAGCTCGCCTCCTCGCTGGTGCGGGGCCTGCTCACGCCGCCCAGCGGTGAGCTGCAGGACGTCGCGGTCACCTACTTCCCACCCGACACCGACCTCGAGCTCTCCGTCCCCATCGAGTCCGGGATCGCCCAGGTGGCCCTCTCGGGGGATCCCGACGCCGTCGACGCGACCACCGCCGACCTCATGCGCGCCCAGCTGGCCTGGACGCTCCGCCAGGAGGAGCGGATCAACGCCGTGCAGCTCAGCATCGGCGACCGGGCGTTCAACGGCTCGGGGGGATCGACCCAGGTCCGGCTCAACGTCGGCAGCGCCTACGACCCCACCGGCGACCCGAGGAGCCCCGACCTCTTCGCCCTCGGATGGAACCGCGTCGTGTCCGGCACCATCGGCGCGTTCGAGGAGACCTCCGGCCCGCTCGGCCAGCCGGGCTACGCCCTGCGCGGCATCGGGGTCAGCATCGACGGGTCGCGCGTGGCGGCGGTCTCCAGGACGGGCTCGGACCTCTTCGTCGCGCCGACCGAGTCGCCCACGGGTGAGGTGACCCGGCCGGTGGTGGGCGGGGTGGACCTGGCGGATCCCCACTGGGACGTCCGCGACCGGACGTGGGTCCTCGACCGCAACGCGGGCCGGGCCAGGGTCATCGTCGTCGTGGACGGCTCCGCCCGCATCGTCGCCGTGCCCGGCATCAGCGGCCGGGCCGTGACCGACCTGCTCGTCTCGCGCGACGGCACCCGGCTGGTCGCGCTCGTGCGCGGGCGCACGAGCGACCAGGTCGTCTCGTCGCGGGTCCGCCACGACCCGTCCGGCGCGATCCTCGGCTTCTCCTCGCTCCGCACGCTGTGGCTGCCGGACGAGGGCAGCCCCCGCATCCGCGACATCGCCTGGCGCAGCACGACCGCCATCTCGGTGCTGAGGGACATCACGGCCGGCTCCCAGGTCAACACCATCTCCGTCGACGGCGCGCCGGGGGAGATCACGACCGGCGGCAACACCCGCCTGCGCGGTCCCAACCGGCTCCTCGTCTCCTCCCCGGTGGAGGGCGGCGAGGTCTACGCACTCGCCGGTCGAGCCGTCCTGAGCCTGACCACGCCGGAGCGCGCGGTGCCCGACCTGCCGCGCGGCCTCACGTCCCTGACCTACGTGGGCTGACCGCCCTCCACAGGGCGTACGCCGACCGGTTGCGTCCGCGGCGCCGCACCTGCTGGCATGGGCGGGTGCTCGACGAGGCCCTCGACCTGTTCCTCGGCAGCCGCTGCGTCGGGTGCGACGAGCCCGGGCGGATGCTCTGCCCGAGCTGCCGCACCGCGCTGTCGCGCCGGGCCGCGGTCGCCTGGCCGACGCCGGTGCCCGACGGCCTCGTGGTGCCCTGGGCCACCGAGACCTACGACGGTGCCGTGCGGGCGCTTGTCGTGGGTCACAAGGACCGCGGCCAGTGGAGCCACCGGCGCGTGCTCGGCGAGCTGCTGGCCGAGGCGGTCCGCGCCGCCGTGAGCGACCTCGAGGACCCTGGCCGCGAGCCGCTGCTGCTGGTGCCCGTGCCCTCCCGGCCGGGAGCCGGCCGGCAGCGCGGCTACGAGGCGACCGCCGCGCTGGTGCGGGCCGCGGCCGCCCGGCTGCGGCGCGGGCAGCGCCGACGGGTGGTCGTCACCGCGCCGCTGCTGGTCTCGCGCGGGGCGGCCGACCAGGCCGGCCTCGACGCCGGCGGACGGGCCGCCAACGTGCACCGCTCGATGCACTGCCCGTCGCGGGCGCTGGCCCGCGTGGCACGCCGCTGGCCGCGGGGCCACGTGGTGGTCTGCGACGACGTGCTGACCACCGGCGCGACGGCGCGTGAGGCGCAGCGCGCCCTCGAGGCGGTCGGCCTGCGGCCGCTCGCGATCGCCGCGGTCGCCGCCACGCGCAGGCGTGGCGGGAGCGACGGGCCAGGACGCGACCGACTGGTGGCATGACAGTTGGCCCGCAGCCATGGAGGGGCTAGCGTCGGTGCATGGAGTCCGCCCGGGTCCGTGGTTGCGTCACGGGGACGGGTGTGCGCGGCACCGCGAGGTGCGGCGCGCGATCCGAACCGTGGCTAGCCGATGCCAGTCGCAGGCGAAACGGTCCACGTAAGTCCACGAGCGCGGTGCTGCCCAGCAGCACGGGGCCCGTCGGACGATCACGGTGCGGCTTAGAAGTAAGTCCTGCCTCTGCGCCGACACCAGATGTGTCGGTGGCCGGGAGAAGGCCAGTAGTGACGGAGAAGTCGCGAACGCTTCAGCAGGCGGTTGTGGGGTCGAAGACCAGGTCGGCCGGGCGGGCTCCATCCCACCCTGCCCCGGCGGGTGTGCCGCCGCGGCGAAATGGAGGGGTGCGGACCGTTCGCTAGTTGAGGAGGTTCACATGGAGGTTGTGGTCACGGGACGGCACTGCGAGGTGTCCGACCGGTTCCGCGAGCACGTGTCCGAGAAGCTCACCCGTCTGGAGAAGCATGATCACCGGATCATGCGGGTCCAGGTGGAGGTGGAGCTCGAGAAGAACCCCCGACAGCACGACCGGTCCACCAAGGTCGAGCTGACCGCCTTCTCCAAGGGCCCGGTCATCCGGGCCGAGGCGGCGGCCGAGGACAAGATGGGCGCGCTGGACCTGGCCCTCGACAAGATGCAGGCGCAGATGCGTCGCGCGGCCGACCGGCGCCGGGTGCACAAGGGCCGCAATGCCCACGTCTCGGTGGGCGAGGCCCTCGCGGGGATGCCCGAGGTGCCGGACTCGGCGGCCGAGCCCGACGACGCCGTCATCGAGCGCAAGGTCGGTCCGATCACCGTGACCGGCGACGGACCGCTGGTGGTGCGCGAGAAGTCCCACAGCGCCACACCCATGACGCTCGACCAGGCGCTCTACGAGATGGAGCTGGTCGGGCACGACTTCTACCTCTTCGTCGACAAGGAGAGCGAGCGCCCCGCGGTGGTCTACCGCCGCCGCGGCTACGACTACGGCGTGATCTCGCTCGACGTCGCCGAGCTGGACGACGCGACGGCGCCCGACGTGGCCGCCGTCGACCAGCGCTGAGCACCGCTGACCAGC
This genomic stretch from Nocardioides renjunii harbors:
- the hpf gene encoding ribosome hibernation-promoting factor, HPF/YfiA family; the protein is MEVVVTGRHCEVSDRFREHVSEKLTRLEKHDHRIMRVQVEVELEKNPRQHDRSTKVELTAFSKGPVIRAEAAAEDKMGALDLALDKMQAQMRRAADRRRVHKGRNAHVSVGEALAGMPEVPDSAAEPDDAVIERKVGPITVTGDGPLVVREKSHSATPMTLDQALYEMELVGHDFYLFVDKESERPAVVYRRRGYDYGVISLDVAELDDATAPDVAAVDQR
- a CDS encoding ComF family protein is translated as MLDEALDLFLGSRCVGCDEPGRMLCPSCRTALSRRAAVAWPTPVPDGLVVPWATETYDGAVRALVVGHKDRGQWSHRRVLGELLAEAVRAAVSDLEDPGREPLLLVPVPSRPGAGRQRGYEATAALVRAAAARLRRGQRRRVVVTAPLLVSRGAADQAGLDAGGRAANVHRSMHCPSRALARVARRWPRGHVVVCDDVLTTGATAREAQRALEAVGLRPLAIAAVAATRRRGGSDGPGRDRLVA
- a CDS encoding LpqB family beta-propeller domain-containing protein, which encodes MTTRPTTRSRSVVNALVAVVTCALLAACVQMPTSGPVVEPPVTTGADDVPGISFDPRPPQAGDSPVDIVSGFLEAMKATPISQTVALQFLSREAAETWAPEQQVMTYSDLGTVVGDMTVQVPLADVSLYDARGAWQRIQPAGQLVLGMVQEDGEWRISEVPNALIVPDSWFDDWYQRVSLYYFDPSAQVLVPEPVHVPRGEQLASSLVRGLLTPPSGELQDVAVTYFPPDTDLELSVPIESGIAQVALSGDPDAVDATTADLMRAQLAWTLRQEERINAVQLSIGDRAFNGSGGSTQVRLNVGSAYDPTGDPRSPDLFALGWNRVVSGTIGAFEETSGPLGQPGYALRGIGVSIDGSRVAAVSRTGSDLFVAPTESPTGEVTRPVVGGVDLADPHWDVRDRTWVLDRNAGRARVIVVVDGSARIVAVPGISGRAVTDLLVSRDGTRLVALVRGRTSDQVVSSRVRHDPSGAILGFSSLRTLWLPDEGSPRIRDIAWRSTTAISVLRDITAGSQVNTISVDGAPGEITTGGNTRLRGPNRLLVSSPVEGGEVYALAGRAVLSLTTPERAVPDLPRGLTSLTYVG